The Bemisia tabaci chromosome 8, PGI_BMITA_v3 genome has a segment encoding these proteins:
- the LOC109038739 gene encoding cuticle protein 8 produces the protein MVFKCKLIVNRVRKSACELYILAALATVASCGHATSSTSVKTAPSPSHAPAPYGHASESYGSYGHESYPDAHPTYKFSYSVHDPKTHDVKEQEEYRDGHHVKGFYSLYEADGSKRVVHYIDNGHGFEATVHKEGGKHPVSAPVYHSPSPAPSYHPAPVYEKYE, from the exons ATGGTTTTCAAGTGTAAGCTCATAGTTAATAGAGTCCGAAAAAGCGCTTGTGAA CTCTACATCTTGGCTGCCCTAGCGACCGTGGCCAGTTGCGGCCACGCTACTTCCTCAACCTCCGTAAAGACGGCCCCATCTCCCAGCCACGCACCAGCTCCTTACGGCCACGCCTCGGAGTCCTACGGAAGTTACGGCCACGAGTCGTATCCCGACGCTCACCCGACCTACAAATTCTCGTACAGCGTCCACGACCCGAAGACCCACGACGTTAAGGAACAGGAAGAATACCGCGACGGACACCACGTCAAGGGATTCTACTCCCTCTACGAGGCCGACGGCAGCAAGCGAGTGGTCCACTACATCGACAACGGACACGGGTTCGAGGCCACAGTCCACAAGGAGGGTGGCAAACACCCCGTTTCCGCCCCTGTCTACCACTCACCGTCGCCCGCCCCCTCCTACCACCCCGCTCCCGTTTATGAAAAGTACGAATGA